In Labilibaculum sp. DW002, the genomic window AAAGAACTATTAGATTACTCTTTATCAAAATTGTCAGAACAACAAATAGAAAAAAATGTAAAAATCATTTTCAATTTAGACAGTACAATAAAAGCCTTCGCAGATACTGCATCAATGACCGAAACCTTTAAAAACTTACTGTCAAATGCTATTAAATTCTCATATCGTGAAGGCAAAATCACCATTTCGGCAAGAGAAAAAAAGTATTTAGTTGAGCTAGAAATAACCGATGAAGGTGTTGGTATGAGCAAAACAAATCTTCATAAAATATTCCGATTGGACAATGACTATCTTGCTTTAGGAACTGCACAAGAAAAAGGTGCTGGTATCGGTCTACTTCTTTGCAAGGAGTATGTAGAAAAAAATGGCGGGAAGATTTGGGCTGATAGTGAAGAAGGAAAAGGAAGTAGTTTTTTTATTACCATTCCTAAATCAGATAAATTAATGGGCTCTGTTCCTCAAGCTAATCATTAAACATCAAAAATACTTCATAAAAAAAGGCCTCGAATGAGGCCTTTTTTATTTTGATCGATAAACTATCGATATTAGTATTTTTTAGCAACGAAGTGGTAATGAGAACCGAATCTTTCGAAAGCAGCTTGATCTAGCTCTTCTCTAAAATCTGGGTGAGCAACAGAAATAATTGCCTTAGCTCTTTGCTGAAGTGTTTTACCGAATAGGTTAACACATCCGTGCTCAGTAGCAAACCAACGCATGTTGTTACGAGTTGTTACAACACCTGATCCTTGCAATAGAGTTGGTGTAATTTTAGAAACACCTTTACCAGTTACAGATGGCATAGCAATAATTGGAACACCACCTTCTGAAGCAGCAGCACCACGAGTAAAGTCAATCTGTCCACCTACACCAGAATAGTGAGTTGTTCCGATTGAATCAGCACAAACCTGACCAGTTAAATCAATAGAAAGAGCCGAGTTAATTGCACATACTTTAGGGTTTTGCTTAATAACGTGTACGCCATTTGTGTAAGCAACATCCATCATCAAAACACCTGGATTATCATCAACGAAATCGTAAAGTTCTTTAGTTCCCATTAAGAAACCAGCAACGATTTTACCTTGATCAAGTTTTTTGTTCATACCGTTTACAACACCGCTTTCTACCAATGGAAGAAGACCGTCAGCAAACATTTCAGTGTGAACACCAAGATTTTTGTGGTTACCAAGCTGAGCTAATACAGCATTTGGAATTCCACCAATACCCATCTGAAGACAAGCTCCATCAGGAATAAGATTTGCTACATTCTTACCAATAGCGATATCGATATCAGAAAGAGGAGCGTTGTGATGTTCGATAAGTGGAGAATCATCTTCACAGAATACATCGAAAGATCTTAAATGCATCATAGCATCACCAAAAGCACGTGGTACGTTTGGATTGATAATAGCTATAACTGTATCAGCAGTTTCAACAGCAGCACGAGAACAATCTACAGAAGTTCCTAAAGAAACATAGCCATGTTTGTCCGGAGGACTTACCTGTACAACAGTCACATTAACGTCAAGAACACCTTCGCGAATTAATTGCTGAGTTTCACTTAGGAATACCGGAATGTAATCAGCGTATCCGGCTTGAGTTTGTTTACGAACATTTGCCCCTACGAATAAAGATTCAAGATTGAAAATGCCTTCGAACTCGGTAGCAGCATATGGAGCCGGTCCTTCGGTGTGAATGTGCTGTATAGTTACATCGTAAATTTCACCATTGCGACCTCGGTCACACATAGCGTTAATAAACTTGTGTGGCGCTAAAGCAACTGAGTGCAGGTGTACTCTGTCACCTGATTTAATCACCTTTGCAGCTTCTTCGAATGATACTGTTTTAATACCTTGTTGCATTGTTATTCAGTTTATATGATGTGGTTTATAATTTCTAATTCGCCGACTAAAGTAGTATAATTTTCAAGTGAAATTTCTGCTATTCAGCATGAGTGCTACACAACATATATGTGCTATCTATTCATAATTAAGACATTGCGCCTCAAACAATCGAAGAAATAAAAATTAAAGGAAATAGAAGAGAATGAATACAAATTGAGGAGCCAATATATAGGATGAAAAACTCCTTAATCGCTTTTAAAGTTTGGGCAAAAAAGAAGCCGGGAACTACCCCGGCTGCAAAACCCAAACATCTAATAAAACTTAAATAACAAAAACTATCAAACTATTATATTGTAACCCTATTATTAGGTAACATTTACTATATTAGCATGTTATAGCTGTTACCAAATAAGAAAATAATTGTTGTTCTTATTCTGTACTTCAAATATACTTTACTTTCCATCATCAATCAAATCAATATTGTATATAGACTAATAGATATTGTTTATATTTGTGATGCAAAATCATTAGAAAAACAAAATAAACTGATATGGTTACTTTAACTCAACTTGAATATATTGTTGCCGTCGATACACATCGTCACTTTGCAACTGCAGCGGATAGCTGTTTTATTACGCAGCCTACTTTAAGTATGCAGATTAAGAAACTTGAAGAATTTCTGGATGTTACCATCTTTGATAGAAGCAAGCAACCTATTATTCCAACTGATGTAGGAATTCAAATTATTGAGCAAGCCCGAATTATTTTGGGAGAGGCAAAGAAGGTTGATGAAATTGTCAAGAATCATAGAGAAACGGTTGAGGGTAGTTTAAAGATTGGTATCATTCCAACTTTGGCACCATTCCTACTTCCTATGTTTATTGGTGATTATATTAGAGATTACCCGGATGTAAAGGTTGAAGTTGAAGAGATGGTATCGGATGATATTGTTGAGGCATTGAAAAAAGATTTACTTGACGTTGGTATCTTTGTTACCCCACTGAAGGATGAAAAAATAAAAGAAGTCCCTTTGTTTTTCGAGGAGATGATGATATATGCTCATAAGGATCATGAGATACTTAAAAAGGATATTATAGAAGTAAAGGATATTGCGACTTCAGAGATTTGGATGTTAGGAGATGGGCAC contains:
- a CDS encoding hydrogen peroxide-inducible genes activator, whose translation is MVTLTQLEYIVAVDTHRHFATAADSCFITQPTLSMQIKKLEEFLDVTIFDRSKQPIIPTDVGIQIIEQARIILGEAKKVDEIVKNHRETVEGSLKIGIIPTLAPFLLPMFIGDYIRDYPDVKVEVEEMVSDDIVEALKKDLLDVGIFVTPLKDEKIKEVPLFFEEMMIYAHKDHEILKKDIIEVKDIATSEIWMLGDGHCFRNQVINLCEMHSMQHQELPFEFESNSLETLMKIIDREGGFTLIPELATQYMSTEKMTQVKPFTNLHPLREVSLIYSRHYSKHKLLDLLAKSIQNVIPNDLLNSSKGTIVEWR
- a CDS encoding acetyl-CoA hydrolase/transferase family protein, with product MQQGIKTVSFEEAAKVIKSGDRVHLHSVALAPHKFINAMCDRGRNGEIYDVTIQHIHTEGPAPYAATEFEGIFNLESLFVGANVRKQTQAGYADYIPVFLSETQQLIREGVLDVNVTVVQVSPPDKHGYVSLGTSVDCSRAAVETADTVIAIINPNVPRAFGDAMMHLRSFDVFCEDDSPLIEHHNAPLSDIDIAIGKNVANLIPDGACLQMGIGGIPNAVLAQLGNHKNLGVHTEMFADGLLPLVESGVVNGMNKKLDQGKIVAGFLMGTKELYDFVDDNPGVLMMDVAYTNGVHVIKQNPKVCAINSALSIDLTGQVCADSIGTTHYSGVGGQIDFTRGAAASEGGVPIIAMPSVTGKGVSKITPTLLQGSGVVTTRNNMRWFATEHGCVNLFGKTLQQRAKAIISVAHPDFREELDQAAFERFGSHYHFVAKKY